A genomic window from Colletotrichum destructivum chromosome 7, complete sequence includes:
- a CDS encoding Putative hem peroxidase, peroxidase, active, heme-binding peroxidase Ccp1 gives MRTASLIAALVAGIALARPGMDIKKLIADAQLQIRQIGGGGPSTELIGDLIELRERELTATGAAIRDILITEASGQDVDTFYDDSELAPKGSEECESDDCCIWKYIADDLAKQMVGTAGRCNSVARGAIRLGFHDAAAWSKSTGGTGADGSIIIANECKTRSDNKGLEEICDMTATWFAKYKKFGISMADLIQLSANVATVSCPLGPRVRTFIGRKDSSTPATKNLLPDPSDSSAKLFKLFGEKSFTPAGLVALLGAHSTSQQRFVDPSRADSPQDSTPGTWDIAFYQQTLNPNAPPAVFKFQSDIHVSLDPETNEVWRMFAAGPRGQAVWNQAYASEYVRMSLLGVNNINDLTECTKVLPPFRPAFEQPDQDILDKVMGSVINSDLVKQALEKGDKIPPAALSNP, from the exons ATGAGGACCGCGTCTCTCAttgccgccctcgtggcGGGCATTGCTCTCGCTCGTCCTGGCATGGACATCAAGAAGCTGATAGCCGACGCCCAGCTGCAGATCCGTCAGATTGGTGGCGGTGGCCCTTCGACAGAGCTGATCGGCGACCTCATCGAACTCCGCGAGCGCGAACTGACAGCGACCGGGGCCGCCATCAGGGATATCTTGATCACCGAGGCCTCGGGCCAGGATGTGGATACCTTTTACGACGATTCTGAATTAGCACCGAAGGGCTCCGAGGAGTGCGAGAGTGACGATTGTTGCATTTGGAAGTacatcgccgacgacctggccAAGCAGATGGTGGGCACTGCCGGCCGGTGCAACAGCGTCGCCCGCGGCGCCATCCGCCTTGGTttccacgacgccgccgcctggtccaagtcgacgggcggcacaggcgccgacggctccatcatcatcgccaacgaGTGCAAGACGCGCTCCGACAACAAGGGCCTTGAGGAGATCTGCGACATGACGGCGACCTGGTTTGCCAAGTACAAGAAGTTCGGCATCAGCATGGCAGACTTGATCCAGTTGTCCGCCAACGTCGCAACGGTCTCATGTCCTCTCGGCCCTCGCGTCCGCACTTTTATCGGCCGCAAGGACTCATCCACCCCCGCCACCAAGAACCTCCTCCCCGATCCCTCGGACAGCTCCGCCAAGCTGTTCAAACTGTTTGGGGAGAAGTCCTTCACGCCCGCCGGTCTCGTGGCCCTCCTGGGTGCCCACAGCACCAGCCAGCAACGCTTTGTCGACCCTTCGCGTGCCGACTCGCCCCAGGATAGCACGCCAGGCACGTGGGACATTGCCTTCTATCAGCAGACGctcaaccccaacgcgccgcccgccgtctTCAAATTCCAGAGCGACATCCACGTGTCCCTGGACCCCGAGACGAACGAGGTCTGGAGAATGTTTGCAGCGGGGCCGCGCGGTCAAGCCGTGTGGAACCAG GCCTATGCGTCCGAGTACGTTCGCATGTctctcctcggcgtcaacaacatcaacgacCTGACGGAGTGCACAAAGGTCTTGCCGCCTTTCCGCCCTGCCTTTGAGCAGCCTGACCAAgacatcctcgacaaggtcatGGGCTCCGTCATCAACTCGGACCTCGTCAAGCAGGCGTTGGAGAAGGGCGACAAGATTCCTCCCGCCGCATTGTCTAACCCGTAA